In the genome of Aedes aegypti strain LVP_AGWG chromosome 2, AaegL5.0 Primary Assembly, whole genome shotgun sequence, the window ACATAGTCTGTTGATGTAAACCTaaataaataactaaataaataaattattacttGGTATACTTTCAAAACGAGTGGAACGACTAATTTTTTAACAGTGTAGGGATATATCTGGTTGTCCGACATTTTGAGGTAGCGGAATTgagggcaagtgtgccatattaagcaattttttctATAAGTTTGTCCAAATCTTATCAGACCCACCAATAATGTTATCATCTTCTGATAAACACTGtgacatttaaaaagaaaataacttcaaaaagtattagtttttaAGCTTTATCATCTAAAATAACGTATACTATGGGACAAGTATGCTAttcatatggggcaagacggccaccgaataaaCACCGCATGAAGTTTTACGTGTAATGCTAACTTATTGATTTCCACACATGCACAAGTTTATCACATGCGGAACTCTACTAGTGAATTCGAATGATcgaaattgttatttttaagAGTCTACGATTGTGGAAAAATAGGCTATGAGATTTAtgattgaaggattccgttccaAGAAATGATTTCTCCCGTAGAGTTATTTGACGCCATATccaactttctcaaaaacaataaaCGAGCgttggaaattctacagagcagcaATGCAATTACTGTCActtgatgtaagaactaacattgaagATGTTGTAGttataactgaacagaagaaaattaaatcGACTGGAATGAAatgttctttgtttacatgtttgTTATGTTATCGTTCACTGGGACTCCTTAACAAATGTTGAAGTTAATAGAATAGACCCTAAATATAACAGTTAGTTTTCCAATTTATtgttcgaaacgaaacgaaacttttcacttgcacAAGTGAAAGGTAAGGAAGTGAAAAGTAGGgaaacgtttttcaaaaactttttctgtatttttttcttcaattttacatgaaaataaatttcagcataccgtttatatttggtgggagtcaaggtaaaaaatatacacgaccttttcaatttcaatttaaagtctatacaatttgaagaatctcaactatacgattttcattacccacttgccccacggtaccacaactcaaaaagtaaattacttgtaagagtttggacTTCATATTCGACCTCAGGGGTCACGATTTATGTATcggcattttcaatattaccgaacgttgtttacatggggcttattcacaaatttcataacgctaaggggggtgggtgggtgttcgcATGATGtaacgactcatacaaaatttgaagaatattcatacaaaaagcgttacaaggagGTGGATGGGtatcaaaaatggcaattttcggcgttatgaaataaatgaatgaacccatGGGTGATCAACCCAGATGAACCAGTGCCTGCTAGCAACAtctttttttaatcacaaaaaaactatttaattcGCAATAACTtcttgtttttcgatattttaggACAATTTTTTAACGTTCTCgagttctcaaaaaaactcttctagttttagattGTGAgacgatattgatcattgattATCTAGATCGAGAGATTTTCctaaattccttgggggaccaacgcgtagccataacccacgtaaatatctcaggctacagcaTTTGTATCGTACTCGGATATTTACTCATCGGAATAGTATATTAATGTGAGtatgttgtaaaaaaatgaagcattttgGTGCAGCTGTTTTTGAGTAAGTAATCAACATTTATGTGTCTGTTACCACGCCAATtaaagattttgaaaacttcaaaatacaTCGTATCGTAATATTCAGATTTCTCCATGAATATTTAAgcgatttatatgattttttcagagtagctccttattacctggcattatacagcccactttttttttataaattgacgtaacacaaaatggccgccaaagtcattttatatggagaatgtcggtcccccaaggaacatcggaatatcttcgaaaccagatcaccaatgattaatatcgacacgaaGTCAGTGAATCGCGAATACCACGACGGATATCAATATCCGGTGCATCACGATTCTTGACCTTTGCTgtttttcaacaataaataaaaaaacttaGATAAGGTACAGAATTACGTGGGCACTTGAATGATTCACtttgttatgggaaagttttctcggccgaattgtttgaaactttgcaataaagaGCACTTctatacgacgcatattgtgttCAGTAGTTTAAAAAACCgtaccgaagtgaatcaaagaTGCCAATAATACTATCTAGTTACCTATAAAGCTTTCGTGGAAATGGTATATTCTAAGGAACGGGTTTCGGGAGAATAGTTTTCTGACGAATGTTACAGAATAatataaatcaaacatttttttcaatttcatcgATTATAAAATTACATTTTACTTTTTCTGGTCATAAAGTTCATCACAGCTTGCATGGCTTCTTCGGTGTGCCAACGTTTGGCCAAAGTGTCCACTTCATTCCTGTTGGCTTTCTCCAGTTCGTCGATTTCAAATCGCTTCATCAGCTGCTTGGTAGCCATAATAGATCCTATCGGAAGTTCCCCGTATTTCAAAATTCGAGGCCACAGTTTCTTTTCGAAGTCCTCTTGTTTGAACAGTTCAGCTACCACGTTGAACTGCAGCGCTTCCTGGGCACTCATCCGGTAGTTAAGGAGTAACATCTCGGATGCCTTACTGCGTCCCATCAGCTGGGGAAATGTATAGGAGGAGCATCCTTCGGCACACAGTCCAAGAGCGGAGAATGGGGTGTAGAAATAACCCTGGCGAACAGAACAAAACTTACACATACAAAAGATTGACCAATATCATACAAAAGTTACCGTATCAACCATGTACAGAACATCACAAAGTATCACCGTGGTGGCCGCAATTCCAATGGCCGGTCCATTGACTACCCCGATGAGTAGCTTACTAAAGTTATAAAAGGCCTTCACCATATCAAACAGCTTCTGATTGGACGTTTTCAGACGTTCCTCCACCGATTGATTACTAGTCAATATTGCGCTAATATCGTTACCCGAGCTGTAGAAATCCCCAACCCCCATCAGAACCACCACCGAAACGGAGTCATCCCGGTCGGCAGCATTCAGTTGTTCCGTCAGGTCACCATAGGCTTGCATATTGAGAGCATTCTTCTTGCGGGGATTGTTGATCGTGATGCGACGGACGTTTCCGAATTGCTCTATTATCAAATGCACCGGTTGCTGTCCCGTAGACATATTTACCTGCTTATCGTTTATTAGCTTAGCTGAAGTGTTCTACGTGGAGTGATAAGCTTCTTGTTTGGACTTTTGCTGGGGGTGCAAAGGTTATTCTGTTGCAGTTTCGACTATGGAATTTGCTTTGTAATATGATGTTAATGTACTTCTATGTTAAACTCCAATATACCAGTTATTCTAATATCAACAAGTTTATGCTCAAATACATGAGCTCAGATGAAATATACACCTTAAACTAAACTCGGGTTTGCTGAGTGAGAGCAAAACACATCAGATGTAATGTAGGTACTGTTGATTTTGAGTGCTTGCACAGATCTGAACCAGTTTTGGATGTGTGTGGATCATTTTTTGCATCTGTGTACAATTTTCTATATAGTCGCTGCTCTCACACTGGTTTGTGAGAATAGAATAGAAGCTTTTTTGAGCTTGCGGGGTAGGTTCGCTTATTATTTTCACCACTTTAGGAAAATGTTGACCATTCGTTTTctttttgaaaaacgttttaGTAGAATTTGTGTTGTTATTTTTAGAAAGGTAGATACCATAAGCAAGGTTGCTTCCAGGAATCACCTCTGGAATtcatatttagtaattattttttttaggaaaaaaaagtgATTGTCTTTTTTTCATCCTTGTTAATTTCATCCAGGTTTGCTACAATAATTTCTCAATATATTCCTAAAGGAATGCTACTAGTTTCCTCTAGATTCTACGATGAATTGTCACTTCATTAAATCGTAGGGATTCTACGAAAACTTATGTATATcttattttagttcaaaatttaTAAAGCAGTTACTAACAAAATCACAATTTACCATGAAAGTACGACAAATACAATAACATTATTCGCCAAGAAATGGAAGGAAAACGTTTTTAAACTTTCTCCGTATCGATTGTCCGGAAAGGTGAAAGTCGATAACAGAAGCAATCCTGTTAAACACTCGTTTCATGCCAATAAAGGCGCTCTGTTGTTCAAAGTTTGAACTCCGGAAAGGAAGTTGAAGCATCGTATTGTTTCGTAATACTCTTGGATGGACATTCAAATCAGGTGACTGCAGAAGAACAGGACAGTTGATTCTTCCCTACAATGGGTCCACAACcaaacagctgatatctcggtaattaagtgataggcataaattaatTGATATATGGGAAAGtttttatttctttgaaaaGTCCAACTGTTAACTGTtgagtgtgccgataaaaatgtttattcaaacCTGTttggtattgtttttacgtaaaagtatagaacaacattttgattttaatgccgaacactgtgttcattttgtctcatattccgaacaccttgattcaaattccgaacagcacgaataaatcgtattcaaatggatagtttcgcaaataaattcatcttaACTAGTTTTACTGACCTTGAACTACAGAATCATAACTActtccgaggtataaaatagattttaggacgttaaaattgaattgcaattgactgccattccctgttaatttgatgacatattttagcgaaatatttcaaccaaattgccatacaaaaaccgagtgtccggattatgagtctgttcggaatttgagacaaaacgtcATGCCTATCAGATGTCTTTGAGGTCACTGTTAGCCTtgaatgttcggaatatgaatctaaACGATAGTTGACACTGGCTTCTGTAACTCGGCAACCGAAGTGGATCACGCTACCGAAACAGTTGGAGAGCAAAGCGATGGGGCCCAGagagccgtagcggtaaacacgcagctattcagcatgaccatgctgagggtcgtgggttcgaatcccgctggtcgaggatcttttcgtaaaggaaattttctcgattcccagggcatagagtatcttcgtacctgccacacgataaacacatgcaaaaatggtcaatcggcaaagaaagctctcagttaataactgtggaagtgctcataagaacactaatcttcTGACTAATCTTCGTAactccagaaagaagaagaagaagaagaagcaaagcGATGTTGTGCTGATTCAATCCTTTCAGATCCGTTCTGGTAGTAAGGGTTCCAAACTACACTGCAATATTCAAGCACCAGCGAGCAGTACAGCGACTTCATACCGATTTAAAGGTGCGGGCGAACATCAAATTAGTATTTGTGataacatcagttttgaagtggtagttgtgcaatgccatcttcggcgagccgaaagttcacgaagTAGCCGAAGATGACGTCACGTCGAGAAAGCTGCGAACAAATTTTTTTGCAGCcttgtcgtcaccatcagctgatcgttttgtttacatcgttttcgtgactaatacaagcaaacacatactaagaGCCGGACCTGTTATATATGACATTGACTTCAGACAATATACGCTGGTGAAACTTTTTGCAACGCGAAATATGAAGCCCAATGCCTTCTCAACTACTTACGCCACATGATGTTTGAAAGTGAGTTGTGGATCAAGAATCACTCCAAGATCTTTCACACTGTTAACCTGAATCACAGTAgctgaaaaaaactaatttagtactataccattcaattccactagagtttgtatcctttgacagatacgcgtatttcgacctcaactgtaaggccgtcgtcagtgtcgtgtactagactcgactagaaTCACAGTGTTGAAAAGTTCGTACTGAAGAACTACAGGTCTACGATTACGGACAAAATAAATCACAGAACATTTTCAAGGAGTAACGGTCATTCGGTACAGGGCGCATCAGTTGGCAAACGCATGAGGATCCTGCTGAAGGCTGCCTTGTAGTCCGAATAAATTCGTCGGTAGATCATTAAATTATCCGCGAAAGATAACCGAGCACTCATAATGATTCCattaaaagttcctccagaatcTAACAAAGATTTCGTAATTTATCAAACATTCCCTCGGTAAATAATCCAAAACTTTGATCGGGTGTACctcttcagaaaattttgtATAGTATTTTGCATTTGCGCCCGGAATTATATATAATTATATATCGaactttcttttaaaaatatcgCATAGATTTCTTACGAAATCAGTCTTGCGATTTTTCTAAATAATCGAACAggtattcttattcttattcttattcttattaggggcctttcttagccgtgcggttagagtctgcggctacaaagcaaagccatgctgaaggtgtctgggttcgattcccggtcagtccaggatcttttcgtaatggaaacatCCTTGACTTCCATGAGCATTGAgtttcatcgtacctgccacacgatatacgaatgcaaaaatggctactttggcaaagaaagctgctcttagttaataactgtagaagtgatcataagaaactaagctgaaaagcaggctctgtcccagtgaggacatattgccaagaagaagaagaagcagacgTATTCTTATTCGTCGAAATTGTTCGAGGGAGTAATTTGATAAATTATTGGATATGTCATAAGTGGAACTCTTAGACCTATACTTAGTGAATTCATGTGGATTTTTCTTGGTGAAGTCCTAGAAGTAGGTTATAGAGGGATCTTTGTAATCTCAATATAAAACTAATGAACTAATGTCTTGTAGTGTTTGGTTCAGAAGCAATATATTCGATAGAATACATTttaagtttctgaaaaaaatctaagaagactggaagaaaattgaagaaaaaaaaagctttcaagaaTACAAGAATCCTGTGACAATTTCTTGGAGTCATTTCTGTCAGATTGCttgatagaatattttgaaaacacttCAAAGAATGCCTGTAAAATTTTTGGAGCTCTTCCTGGATGAAGTGCGAGTAGTAACTTGCTTGAAGGAAATGTATAAAATCCTTGTATTATGCAACGCTTGCACACAACAAGGAACTTAGAATAATCTCGGGTATTTAGCTGGCCATGGCAAAATTGTCAAACTGAAATTTTCCAatcgttaaaaaaatctttttttttatcaaatattagcataattTTTGGGTTTTATCCAAAAAAGTATTGCGCGGAAT includes:
- the LOC5578855 gene encoding enoyl-CoA delta isomerase 2, mitochondrial is translated as MSTGQQPVHLIIEQFGNVRRITINNPRKKNALNMQAYGDLTEQLNAADRDDSVSVVVLMGVGDFYSSGNDISAILTSNQSVEERLKTSNQKLFDMVKAFYNFSKLLIGVVNGPAIGIAATTVILCDVLYMVDTGYFYTPFSALGLCAEGCSSYTFPQLMGRSKASEMLLLNYRMSAQEALQFNVVAELFKQEDFEKKLWPRILKYGELPIGSIMATKQLMKRFEIDELEKANRNEVDTLAKRWHTEEAMQAVMNFMTRKSKM